The following proteins are encoded in a genomic region of Spirosoma sp. SC4-14:
- a CDS encoding GMC family oxidoreductase produces the protein MNLNIDAKKDMTYDAIVVGSGISGGWAAKELTQKGLKVLMLERGRDVKHIEGYPTATNNPWDFPHRGRITTQAAEEYWANMRTGYTANEEWRHFFENDKENPYLEKRKVDWIRGYHVGGRSLMWGRQSYRWNKEDFMANGKEGIGVDWPIRYEDLAPWYTYVETFVGVSGNKDGVDVLPDGNFLPPMQLNCLEREAKKRIEKAFPKRLVTIGRTAHLTQPKQLHYDLGRAACQFRNQCMRGCPYGAYFSTQSATLPAAVKTGRLTLRPDSIVSEVLYDEAKGKATGVRVIDQNTKEVREYYARIIFLNASAFGSTFILMNSKSHRFPNGMGNESDQLGRNIMDHHLAAGAAGSYEGMEDQYYFGRRANGVYIPRYRNWNGDKRDYVRGFGYQGGAGRGGWGRGNGMEGFGADFKDSLTKPGPWTMSLGGFGEMIADPNNRMTLSPDQKDKWGLPLIVFDAAYGENEHKMRIDMMNDAAEMLEAAGFKNVTPYNDKTKHPGIGIHEMGTARMGRDPKTSVLNAHNQIHSVKNVFNTDGACMVSASCVNPSLTYMALTARAADFAVKEMKKGNL, from the coding sequence ATGAACCTTAATATAGACGCAAAAAAAGATATGACCTACGACGCTATTGTCGTGGGATCGGGTATTTCGGGTGGCTGGGCCGCTAAGGAACTGACCCAGAAAGGTTTGAAAGTATTAATGCTGGAGCGCGGTCGCGATGTGAAACACATTGAGGGCTATCCTACTGCAACCAATAACCCCTGGGATTTTCCGCATCGGGGACGTATCACAACGCAGGCAGCCGAAGAATACTGGGCCAACATGCGTACAGGCTATACGGCCAATGAAGAGTGGCGCCACTTCTTCGAAAATGACAAAGAAAACCCATATCTCGAAAAACGGAAAGTCGACTGGATTCGTGGCTATCACGTTGGTGGCCGATCGCTGATGTGGGGCCGCCAGAGCTACCGCTGGAACAAAGAAGATTTCATGGCAAATGGCAAAGAAGGCATCGGTGTCGACTGGCCAATTCGCTACGAAGATCTGGCTCCGTGGTATACCTATGTCGAAACCTTTGTTGGTGTTTCGGGCAATAAAGACGGTGTGGATGTATTGCCCGATGGCAACTTCCTGCCTCCTATGCAACTCAACTGCCTGGAACGGGAAGCCAAGAAACGGATCGAGAAGGCGTTTCCGAAGCGGCTCGTAACCATCGGGCGGACGGCTCACCTGACGCAGCCTAAACAACTGCACTACGATCTGGGCCGGGCTGCCTGCCAGTTCCGCAACCAGTGTATGCGGGGCTGCCCATACGGAGCTTATTTCAGCACTCAGTCGGCAACATTGCCAGCCGCTGTTAAAACGGGTCGGTTAACACTACGCCCCGACTCGATCGTGTCGGAAGTGCTTTATGACGAAGCAAAAGGAAAAGCAACGGGTGTTCGGGTTATCGATCAGAATACGAAAGAAGTTCGGGAGTACTATGCCCGGATTATCTTCCTGAATGCATCGGCTTTCGGTAGCACATTCATTCTGATGAATTCGAAATCACACCGCTTCCCCAACGGTATGGGTAATGAGTCTGATCAACTTGGTCGCAACATCATGGATCATCACCTGGCTGCTGGGGCTGCCGGTTCATACGAAGGTATGGAAGATCAGTATTACTTTGGCCGTCGTGCCAATGGGGTATATATACCGCGCTATCGTAACTGGAATGGCGATAAACGCGATTATGTCCGTGGCTTTGGTTATCAGGGCGGTGCTGGTCGTGGTGGCTGGGGACGTGGCAACGGTATGGAAGGGTTTGGCGCAGATTTTAAAGACAGCCTGACCAAACCAGGGCCGTGGACGATGAGTCTGGGCGGTTTTGGTGAAATGATTGCTGATCCGAACAACCGCATGACGCTTTCGCCCGATCAGAAAGATAAATGGGGCCTTCCACTGATTGTATTCGATGCTGCCTATGGCGAAAATGAGCACAAAATGCGGATCGACATGATGAACGATGCTGCTGAAATGCTCGAAGCCGCTGGCTTTAAAAATGTGACCCCCTATAACGACAAGACGAAGCATCCCGGTATCGGTATACACGAAATGGGAACCGCACGGATGGGCCGTGATCCTAAAACGTCAGTCCTGAATGCACATAATCAGATCCATTCGGTGAAGAATGTGTTCAACACCGATGGAGCCTGCATGGTTTCGGCATCCTGCGTGAACCCGTCGTTGACATACATGGCACTGACGGCCCGTGCTGCTGACTTTGCCGTTAAGGAAATGAAGAAAGGCAATCTATAA
- a CDS encoding gluconate 2-dehydrogenase subunit 3 family protein — MNRRDALMRVAALAGVTMSLPALADTLEASATRRALTGKPLFFTADQDATVAELADTIIPTTSTPGAKAAKVNEVIDVILKDCYKPDDQQRFLEGLIQTNKLSQDAYGKAFVQLDPTQRIEIVKKLEADAKEQLAKMAAAKAATKVENSQADLQMPTDSKKIYTPFYTILKDLTLTGYFTSEIGCTQALEYVAVPGRYDGCVPLKSGQKAWAI, encoded by the coding sequence ATGAACAGAAGAGACGCCCTTATGCGGGTGGCTGCGTTAGCTGGAGTAACCATGTCGTTGCCTGCGCTGGCCGACACCCTCGAGGCCTCAGCAACCCGCCGTGCCCTGACAGGCAAGCCGCTCTTTTTTACGGCCGATCAGGACGCTACCGTTGCTGAACTGGCCGATACAATCATACCAACGACCAGCACCCCCGGCGCTAAAGCCGCTAAAGTCAATGAAGTGATTGATGTTATCCTGAAAGATTGTTACAAGCCCGACGACCAGCAGCGTTTTCTGGAAGGATTAATCCAAACCAATAAGCTGAGCCAGGATGCCTACGGTAAAGCCTTTGTGCAACTCGATCCGACGCAACGGATTGAAATCGTAAAAAAACTGGAAGCCGACGCCAAAGAACAACTCGCTAAAATGGCGGCTGCCAAAGCAGCCACCAAAGTCGAAAATTCGCAGGCAGATTTGCAAATGCCGACCGATTCTAAAAAGATTTATACGCCTTTCTATACCATTCTGAAAGATCTGACCCTTACGGGCTATTTTACGTCAGAAATCGGCTGTACACAGGCGCTTGAGTACGTGGCCGTTCCTGGTCGTTACGATGGTTGTGTACCACTCAAATCGGGTCAGAAAGCCTGGGCTATTTAA